The Pseudomonadota bacterium genome includes a region encoding these proteins:
- the leuS gene encoding leucine--tRNA ligase gives MEEKYLPEIIEKKWQTKWDESGLFKVCEDKDKDKYYLLEMFPYPSGKIHMGHVRNYTIGDVVARYKRMKGFNVLHPMGWDAFGMPAENAAIANKTHPAAWTYQNIDYMRMQLKRMGFSYDWDREIATCNPDYYRWEQWLFIKMFERGDAYRKESFVNWCDPCQTVLANEQVEAGMCWRCGKQVRQKKLWQWFFKITKYAEDLLVHCDMLAGWPEKVTLMQKNWIGKSIGAQIRFPVENMDEVIPVFTTRQDTVFGATFMCLAPEHPLVTKLSKGTAEEKKVSEFVERISLQDRSVKAIEGYEKEGVFTGAWCINPLTGRRMPIYTANFALMEYGTGAVMSVPAHDQRDFDFAKKYGLDIVVVVKPCDSDLDPAFMTEAYVDEGIMVNSGQFNGLNNKKALDEIASFLEQKGIGEKTVSFRLRDWGISRQRYWGTPIPMVHCKTCGIVPADEKDLPILLPEDAGLLEGGQSPLPFLDYFKKTKCPKCGNKDAARETDTMDTFVESSWYFARYCSPKFEDGLFDKTAVDYWMPVDQYIGGVEHAILHLLYSRYFTRVLKDIGLVEFKEPFTRLLTQGMVCKESVTCPEHGYLFPEEVIGEADKLICSKCGNEVAIGRVEKMSKSKKNVIDPNLLLERYGADTTRLFCLFAAPPERDLEWSEQGVDGGYRFLTRVWRLVNTWVDIIKHIEPFNADPGLLEGDLKELYQKTHQTISKVTNDIENRFHFNTAISGVMELVNMMYSMGTIKVSSEKAGVIRFAIESTVLLLSPIIPHFSEELWEALGYKTSVFLAKWPVYREDALLKDEVLIVVQVNGKLRGKFSISSDANDDAIKEKALSDENAIKFIGNKKIKKIIVVKQKLVNIVI, from the coding sequence ATGGAAGAAAAATATCTCCCGGAAATTATAGAAAAAAAGTGGCAGACTAAATGGGATGAATCCGGCCTGTTTAAAGTCTGCGAAGACAAAGATAAAGATAAATATTATCTTCTTGAAATGTTCCCATACCCTTCAGGGAAAATCCATATGGGGCATGTGAGAAATTATACTATAGGCGATGTGGTCGCAAGATATAAAAGGATGAAGGGGTTTAATGTTTTGCACCCCATGGGATGGGATGCCTTTGGAATGCCCGCTGAAAATGCAGCCATAGCAAACAAAACACATCCTGCGGCATGGACTTATCAAAATATCGATTACATGCGTATGCAGTTAAAACGCATGGGCTTTTCGTATGACTGGGACCGGGAAATTGCTACCTGCAACCCCGACTATTACAGATGGGAACAATGGCTTTTCATAAAAATGTTTGAAAGAGGGGATGCCTACAGAAAAGAGTCTTTTGTGAACTGGTGTGATCCCTGCCAGACTGTTCTTGCAAATGAGCAGGTTGAAGCTGGCATGTGCTGGAGATGCGGCAAGCAGGTACGTCAGAAAAAGCTTTGGCAATGGTTTTTTAAAATTACAAAATATGCCGAAGATCTTCTTGTTCATTGTGATATGCTTGCCGGGTGGCCCGAAAAAGTCACTTTGATGCAAAAAAACTGGATAGGAAAAAGTATCGGAGCGCAAATAAGGTTTCCGGTTGAAAATATGGATGAAGTTATTCCGGTTTTTACCACCAGACAGGATACGGTTTTTGGTGCTACATTTATGTGTCTTGCCCCTGAACACCCTCTTGTGACAAAGCTTTCGAAAGGCACGGCAGAAGAAAAGAAAGTATCTGAATTCGTCGAAAGAATTTCTTTGCAGGACAGGTCGGTAAAGGCGATTGAAGGTTATGAAAAAGAAGGTGTTTTTACAGGAGCCTGGTGCATTAACCCCTTAACAGGCAGGAGAATGCCCATATATACTGCAAATTTTGCCCTTATGGAATACGGTACAGGTGCTGTAATGTCTGTTCCGGCACATGATCAGAGGGACTTTGATTTTGCAAAAAAATATGGTCTGGATATTGTGGTTGTTGTTAAACCATGTGACAGTGACCTTGATCCGGCGTTTATGACCGAAGCCTATGTTGATGAAGGAATAATGGTAAACTCCGGGCAATTTAACGGTTTGAATAATAAAAAAGCTCTTGATGAAATTGCTTCTTTTCTTGAACAAAAAGGTATTGGTGAAAAAACAGTCAGTTTCAGACTCAGAGACTGGGGCATTTCAAGACAGCGGTACTGGGGAACTCCTATACCTATGGTTCACTGTAAAACCTGCGGCATTGTACCTGCTGATGAAAAAGATCTTCCAATATTACTTCCTGAAGATGCCGGTCTGCTTGAAGGCGGGCAGTCTCCTCTACCTTTTCTTGATTATTTTAAAAAAACAAAATGCCCAAAATGCGGCAATAAAGATGCAGCAAGGGAAACCGATACTATGGACACCTTTGTTGAATCTTCATGGTATTTTGCGCGCTATTGCAGTCCTAAATTTGAAGATGGCCTTTTTGATAAAACAGCGGTTGATTATTGGATGCCTGTAGATCAGTATATAGGCGGAGTTGAACATGCTATTTTGCATCTTTTGTATTCAAGATATTTTACCCGTGTTTTAAAAGATATAGGTCTTGTGGAATTCAAGGAACCTTTTACGAGACTGTTAACTCAGGGAATGGTGTGCAAAGAGTCTGTAACCTGTCCGGAACATGGCTATTTGTTTCCTGAAGAGGTGATTGGAGAAGCCGATAAACTCATATGTTCAAAATGTGGGAATGAAGTTGCAATAGGGCGGGTTGAGAAAATGTCCAAGTCAAAGAAAAATGTTATCGATCCAAACTTGCTGCTTGAAAGATACGGAGCCGATACAACCAGACTTTTTTGCCTTTTTGCTGCTCCTCCCGAACGCGATCTTGAATGGAGCGAACAGGGAGTTGACGGCGGATACCGGTTTTTGACGCGTGTATGGCGGCTTGTAAATACCTGGGTTGATATAATTAAGCATATAGAACCATTTAACGCAGACCCCGGACTTCTCGAAGGAGATTTAAAGGAACTATACCAGAAGACACATCAGACAATTTCAAAAGTTACAAACGATATTGAAAACAGGTTTCATTTTAACACGGCAATCAGCGGAGTAATGGAACTTGTTAATATGATGTATTCCATGGGAACCATCAAAGTCTCTTCCGAAAAAGCAGGTGTAATCAGGTTCGCTATAGAATCGACTGTTTTATTATTATCACCCATTATTCCTCATTTTTCAGAAGAGCTTTGGGAAGCTCTTGGTTATAAGACAAGCGTATTTCTTGCAAAATGGCCGGTTTACAGAGAAGATGCGCTTTTAAAAGATGAAGTTTTAATTGTTGTTCAGGTTAACGGAAAGCTTAGAGGAAAATTTTCCATAAGTTCCGATGCAAATGATGATGCGATCAAGGAAAAAGCCTTGTCCGATGAAAATGCCATAAAATTTATCGGTAATAAAAAGATAAAAAAAATAATAGTTGTTAAGCAAAAACTTGTTAATATCGTTATATAA
- a CDS encoding PilZ domain-containing protein, with amino-acid sequence MSIPVDRRHYQRIEVNWPATITINNKVVEGEINNISFRGMSINCDEALHLGETYTIEITPPDYEVVQISGKIIWSDLCAIDDDNKTVGIGICIVKIHDKDQKYFEDFLSANII; translated from the coding sequence TTGAGTATCCCGGTTGACAGAAGGCATTATCAGAGGATTGAGGTAAACTGGCCTGCCACTATTACAATAAACAACAAAGTTGTTGAGGGTGAAATCAATAATATAAGTTTCCGGGGCATGTCAATAAACTGTGATGAAGCTCTCCATTTGGGCGAAACATATACAATAGAAATAACGCCCCCTGATTATGAGGTTGTACAAATTTCCGGTAAAATTATCTGGTCTGATCTTTGTGCAATAGATGATGATAATAAAACGGTAGGAATCGGAATATGTATTGTCAAAATCCATGATAAAGACCAAAAGTATTTCGAAGATTTCCTTTCCGCAAATATTATATAA
- the murJ gene encoding murein biosynthesis integral membrane protein MurJ yields the protein MPGAEKIRVTKAAVLVGGATLLSRILGFVRDIVIAWFFGAGLYSDAFLVAFRIPNLFRRLFAEGSLSIAFIPVFADYLVKEGKEEANNLAGSAVRLLSAILIVITVLGIIFSPLVVRLIAPGFADFTEKFALTVSLTRIMFPYVYLICLLGLFMGILNVLGHFAAPAFAPSILNISMITAVLFVSPFTGEPIKVLAAGVVAGGVLQLLIQVPFLIKNGIYFRRKVKIFHPGLKKVGILMLPAIFGGAVYQINMFVSTLLASFLPEGSISYLYYADRLVQFPLGLFAISVATAIFPALSRQASENDMNALKETFDYSIRMVMFITFPCMIGLIVLREPIVVLLFKRGEFDIQTAKMTAQALLYYSIGLWAFASVKITVPVFYALKDTKTPVIAALISFLANIALSLLLMKPLKHGGLALANSLSAMLNIILLLRALNIKIGYLEWGGKLIESALKAAACSLLMGGAVWYMSSLVITYENISFGVLLLSVSCCLLAGIVLYGFLSYLAKSSEIKSLMALPGRSMNKVE from the coding sequence ATGCCTGGGGCGGAAAAAATCCGGGTAACAAAAGCAGCCGTGCTTGTGGGTGGAGCAACACTGCTTAGTCGTATACTTGGTTTCGTACGAGATATTGTAATTGCATGGTTTTTTGGTGCGGGGCTATATTCAGATGCATTTCTTGTTGCTTTCAGAATACCAAACCTATTTCGGCGGCTTTTTGCCGAAGGTTCTTTGAGCATTGCTTTCATACCTGTTTTTGCAGACTATCTTGTTAAAGAAGGAAAAGAGGAAGCCAACAATCTTGCCGGATCGGCAGTGCGTCTTTTATCTGCTATCCTCATTGTTATTACAGTATTAGGGATTATATTTTCACCTTTGGTTGTCAGGCTTATTGCACCTGGGTTTGCCGATTTCACCGAAAAATTCGCACTTACCGTATCTCTTACCCGTATAATGTTTCCATACGTTTATTTAATATGCCTTTTAGGACTTTTTATGGGTATTTTAAATGTGCTGGGACATTTTGCAGCTCCGGCTTTTGCACCTTCCATATTAAATATTTCAATGATAACAGCTGTCTTATTTGTTTCTCCTTTTACAGGTGAACCGATAAAAGTGCTTGCCGCCGGGGTGGTTGCCGGAGGGGTTTTGCAGCTTTTGATTCAAGTCCCTTTTCTTATAAAAAATGGCATATATTTCCGGAGAAAAGTAAAAATATTTCATCCCGGCCTCAAAAAGGTCGGAATTCTTATGCTGCCTGCAATATTCGGTGGTGCCGTTTACCAGATAAATATGTTTGTCAGTACTCTGCTGGCATCATTTTTGCCCGAAGGAAGTATTTCATATTTGTATTATGCTGACCGTCTTGTTCAGTTTCCTTTAGGGCTTTTTGCAATTTCCGTCGCTACGGCAATATTTCCGGCTCTTTCCAGACAAGCTTCTGAAAATGATATGAATGCTCTCAAAGAAACCTTTGACTATTCTATCAGAATGGTAATGTTTATTACATTTCCCTGTATGATCGGCCTTATTGTATTAAGAGAACCCATTGTAGTTCTGCTTTTTAAAAGAGGAGAATTTGATATTCAAACCGCCAAAATGACTGCTCAGGCTCTGTTATACTATAGTATCGGATTATGGGCCTTTGCATCAGTAAAAATTACGGTTCCGGTTTTTTATGCATTAAAAGATACAAAAACTCCGGTAATAGCAGCATTAATATCTTTTCTGGCAAATATTGCCTTAAGTCTTTTACTGATGAAACCTCTCAAGCATGGAGGACTTGCGCTGGCAAACTCGCTATCCGCGATGTTGAATATTATACTTCTTCTCCGGGCACTTAATATTAAAATCGGTTATTTGGAGTGGGGTGGCAAGTTGATTGAGTCAGCCTTAAAGGCTGCCGCTTGTTCACTTCTTATGGGGGGAGCTGTCTGGTATATGAGCTCTTTAGTTATAACATATGAAAATATTTCTTTCGGTGTTTTGCTATTAAGTGTATCCTG
- the rpsT gene encoding 30S ribosomal protein S20: MANHKSALKRVRQDEIRRLRNKSTKTRIKNVVKDIRATASNNENKESLSKELNTAKSIIDKAAKKGVIHKRTAARKISRLSKLIPS; this comes from the coding sequence TTGGCCAATCATAAATCTGCTTTAAAACGTGTACGGCAAGATGAAATCAGACGCTTGCGCAATAAATCTACAAAAACAAGAATAAAAAATGTCGTAAAAGATATCAGAGCAACTGCAAGCAATAATGAAAACAAAGAATCTTTATCAAAAGAACTGAACACCGCAAAGTCTATTATCGATAAAGCGGCAAAAAAAGGTGTGATACATAAAAGAACCGCCGCCCGTAAAATATCCCGCCTGTCAAAACTTATCCCTTCGTAA